The window CAAATCGGTCAAAAGGTGCCTTTCCTTCAGACCACGGTGTCCGGAACGGGCACGGCCACGCAATCCACCGTCTTCGCGGACGTCGGATTCATCATCGACGTCACCCCCACGATCAGCGTCGACAACCGCATCCGTCTCAAGGTGAAGCCCGAAGCCAGCTCGGTGCGGGGCATTACCTCGGCGGGCCCCACCATCGACACCACGACCGCGGAAACGGAAGTGATGCTCACGGACGGCGAGACCATCGTGATCGGTGGTTTGGTCAGCGAAAGCATGATTGAGGATGCCAAAAAGGTTCCCCTGCTTGGGGATTTGCCGGTCCTGGGCGTGTTTTTCCGAAGCACTTTGAATCAGAAGGTTCGCAAGGAACTCCTGGTGTTCATCACCGCCCGGATCGTGCCCGATTGAGCACCCCCCTCCGGTGACCTCCGACGCCGAAGAGCTGTCCCTCAGTTCCTTCCTCAAACAGGCCGACATTGCTCGGCAACGCCAAGCCTGGGACGATGTCATTAAAATTTTCCAGGTTGCGCTAAAACAGGCCCCCGAGGACCGTCGGTTTCGCTTCGGTCTCGCCCAGGCGTACAGCGCCAAGGCCGATCAGTCCGGTTTCAAGGCCATGCACCAACGCGCACTGGAGGAGTTTTGGCGGTTGGTCAACAGCGACCCCTCCGACATGAAAGCCCACGATGGGCTTCTCGCCACCGCGGTCAAAGCGGATCAATTGGCCGACGTCATGGAAGAGTACCGCCAGCGAATGACCCGGCTGCCGGAGAATACTTCCTACAAGGACGCCTTCAAGAAAATCCAAACGTTGTACTTCCTCCGCGCGGAACCCAAGAAACCGTCGGCGGCCAGCGGTGGTTTTTTGAACGTCATCGCCGGGCGCGTTGCCCCCCTCGGCGCCTTGGGGTGTTTGTTGGCTTGGGTTTTTGTGCGGATGAAAATCGGTCCCAACGCCGACACCGCCGGCCGTTCCCTCTTGATGATGGAGTCCATTTTCGGCCGATTGGGGTTCTTCCTGATTTTGGGGTCCCTCGCGTATTACACGTATCGCATTTTCCGCACCCGCAAGTAGTTCCCACACCTCCTTTCCCCATGACGTGGTTTCCGGCTCGGCCCATAAAAAATTCCGGGAATCCCTTGAATTGGCTGGTCGGGATCCCGTTCCTCCTTTTGGCGGCGTTGTTCGCGGCCCAGGGGGGAAAGGACGCTCGGCTTTTGGCGTTGGCGGTCGCTGTTTCGGCGGGGGCGGTGGCGTTCAGCCTTCGGGTCAAACCCCTGGAGGAATCCGCCCGCCCCCTTTTTCTTCAGAGCACGGTGGGCTTTTTGGTTTGGCAGGCGGTGTCGATGGTGTTCTCCCCGGCCCCGTTGGCCGGTTGGCGCGCCCTCGCGGGCGCCTCGCTGTTCGTGTCCTCGACGGCCCTGGTCGGGAGGCATGGGCGGGATCAGCACCGTGAGGTTTGGCGTCTGTTTGTCCAGGGCGGAACGGTCCTTTTGGCGTTGGTTTGGGGGGCCGGGGGGGGGCTCCTCCTCGCCGGGAATCCACAATACGCGTCGTTTTGGGCCGTCGTGAATTTGTTCCTCTCCCTGCCCGTGGCGCGCGAGTCCCGGACGTCCCGCCTGCAACGGGGAACGGGCATCGCGGGGGCGGTGGCTTCGTTGTTCCTCTTGTGGTCCTTACCGGTGCGCGCCGGATGGGTGGCGGCCGTTGCGGGCGCTCTCCTTTGGGCGGGGCGACGGGGGGGGCGACGGGGTGTCGGGGGGGGGCTCCTGTTGGCGACGCTGGCGATCGCCCTGGCCCCCGCACGGATTCTCAAGGCCGATGACGCCACCGCTTTCAAACGGCTCGATATTTGGCGGGCGGCTTGGCGGGGAATTATTCAAAAGCCCTTGGCCGGTTGGGGTCCCGGCCAATTCGAAAGCCTCTACGCCCGGCATGCCCTTCCCCAGGAATCCGAACCCGTGCGTTACGACCGCACCACCGCGTTTGCGCACAACGACGGGTTGCAGGTCCTGGCCGAAACGGGATGCCCCGGCGGCGTTTTTGTGGTTTTGTCTTTGTGGGGTCTCTGGCGGGCTGGGAGAAAGGGGAATCGGGACGGGGAGTCCGCGGCGTTGGCGGCCGGTGCGGTGTTTTCCGCGTTCAATTTTCCTTTGGCGAGCCCGATCAACGCCGTGCTGGCGGGGGGAACAGCCGGTTTCCTGTGGCCGGCCGATACAAAGGAGGGCGCGCGATTCCCGGCCTCCGCCGTCCGGAAGGCGGGAGCGGGACTGGGAATTGCGGCGACGTTGTGGGCCGGTGTGAACTTCGTTCTGGCGGCGGACTCCCTTCGCGCGGACCGAGGCGCCGTCGTCCTCGGCGCCACCGACGCGCGGTGGATCGACGTCCAGGCCGACCGGATGGATCAATTGTTGCACAGCGGAGCGGCCGGGGCGGTCGACACCGTCGAAGCGAATCTGCGGAACTTGCTGCGGGTCGCCCCACACCGGGCCGATCTTTGGCGAAGTTTGGGCCATCTCGAATCGGATCACCGGCCCCAACGGGCGGGACCCGCCGAGGCGGCCTACGGCGAGGCCCTGGCCCGCAAGCCCCATCACGCGCCCTGGTGGTTGGAACGGGCCATGATCGCCATTCACCGGAACGACGCGCCGGGCGCCGAAGAGTCCTTGCACAGGGCCCTCCGCGCCGAACCCCGTTATTTCAACGCGGCGTTGGCTTTGGGTCAATGGAGGCGGCTTAAAGGGGATCCGGCGGGCGCCGCCCGCTGGCTGGCCGCCCTTCGTGTACGGGGCGCCAACGGGCCGAAGGACGTTCGAGGGGCCTCCGGTTATCAGCGGGCGGTGTTGTCCCGGGACGAGCGGGGGCTGGCTCGGGCTCTGGCCCTTTGCTATATCGACCTGGGGCGGTTCCGGGAAGCCCTCGTTGAATTGGACAAGACCGAAATGGATACGCCGGAAACATGGGCTTTGCGCGCGCTGGCGTTGTCCCGCGCGGGACGACCGGGGGACGCCCGCGCGGCGTTGCGGCGGGGTCGGTCGCTTGCTCCGGAGGACCCCCGCTGGGAGATTCTGATGAAAAAAATCGCCGAACCGAATCGACCGTGATTCACATCCTGTTGGCCGCCTACAACGAGGCGGAGTCTTTGGGCGACGTCATCGCCGGGGTGGCGCGCGCCTTTGCTGACGGCGATTGGACGGCGTGGGTGGTGGACGACGGATCCACCGATGGAACGCCCGATGTGGCCCAGCGTCACGCGGGCCCCTTTCCCGTGCGGTTGTTGCGCCACGGGACCAACCGGGGCCTGGGGGCCGCCCTGCGGACCGGCTTTTCGACCATCGGCGCCGTCATGGGGCCCCGCGATGTCCTCGTGACCCTGGACGCGGACAACACCCACCCGCCCGCGCAAATTCCCGCCCTCGTCGCGGAGGTGGAAGCGGGCCGCGCGGACATCGCCATCGCCTCGCGGTTTCGCCCCTCGGCCCGCGTGGTCGGCGTGCCCTGGCACCGACGGATGCTCAGTCGGGGCGCCGAGGCCGTTTTTCGATTGTTCGTCCCGGTGCCCGGGGTCCGCGATTACACCTGCGGATTTCGGGCCTACGGGGCGTCCTGCGTGCGCGCGTTGCCGGCGGAAGATTTGATTCGCGAAGACGGATTCGCCGCCCAGGCCGAAATCTTGATCCGCCTGACCCGCCGGGGGGCGCGTGCGACGGAAATCCCCCTGGTCCTGCGGTACGACCGAAAAAAGGGGGACAGCAAAATGCGGATCGTTCGAACCGTGGCCCGGACGCTCGGGGTGGTCGCGCGTTTGCGGCGGTTATGAAACAAGGCGCCCGATGGGCCCTTTCGGCGGGGCTGACCCTCGTGGGATTGGTCGTCGCTTTTCACGGGGTGGACTGGGGCGTTTTCTCCCTCTCCCTGCGGCGGACCGGCGCGTTGTGGGGGTTGGCGTTGGTCCCCGTTGTGATGGGGGTGGAGTATCGATTGCGAACGGCCCGCTGGTCCCTGTTGATGGGCGGGGCGCGCGGTTATTTCCCCGTGGTGGCCGCCGCTTTCTTTTTGAACACGGTCTTGCCTTTTCGGGCGGGGGAGGCCGCGCGGGCCTACTGGTCCCATCGCCGCTCGGGTCGGTCCCTCTCCGGCTGCGTGGCCGGGCTGGTCGTCGATCGGTTGGGGGACGCCCTCGCTCTCCTCGGGGTGTTTGCCGTTTTCCTTTTTCATGTCGGGGATCGGACGCCGGGATCGAAAATCGGGGCCCTGGTTTTCGTCCTCGCGATCGCCCTGGCCGCCTTGGGAATCGGCGTTCGGTGGCCCGAAACCGTACGGAAAAAATTGCTCCCCGGGGGATCGCCCCCCCTTTGGGTCCGGATCGTCGAGGGAGTCTTGGCGGGGGTGGCCCCGTTGCGTGCGGGACGAATCGCCCTGGGCGTGGGGGCCCTGTCGGGAATGGTCTGGACTTTGAATGTTTTCCTTTATTGGTGGGTGGCCGGCCTGTTCGGAATTGACCTTTCGCTTTCGCAGGCGGGGGGGGTCTTGGCGGCCATCGCCCTAGGGGTCGCACTGCCCTCCACCCCCGGTTTTGTGGGGGTCTACGAGGCGGCCGGTGTGTTGATGTTGGGGAGTTTGGGGATTGAAAAAGAACGGGCCTTGGCCTTCGTTTTGGCGCTTCACGGCGCGCAAATCATCGGCGCCGCCGTCTGGGGCGGCCCCTCCTTGTGGTTGCTGGGGCGTGGGGAGGGGGATGCCTCCCGCGCTGTGTCCGGGATTGATAAAATACAACGACCGTCATGAGGCGAATTTTAACGGAGCGCCGGGGAATTTTTGGGTGCGCCGCCGCGGTCCTCCTGGCCGCGGGGCTTCGCGCGGTCGCTTTCGGTTGGGGCCTCCCGCTCAAATACGCCCACATCGATGAATCGGTGGTTTCGTTCTACGCGATGCGGATCGCCTCGGGGGTTTTCAATCCCGGTTTTTACGATTACCCGGGATTGTTCCTGAACCTTTTGGCCGGTTTTTTTCGCGCCGGGTTGGCTCTGACGGGGGTATCCTTCGCCGACGCGACCCTGCGTTACGCGGCCGGCGACAGCGCGGCGTTGACGCTCACGGCGCGGGGGCTGTCTTTCCTTTTTGCCCTGGGGACCGTGGCTCTGGTGTTTCGGATGGGGCGCCGATGGGCGGGGGCGGTTGCGGGGACGTTGGTCGCGACTCTGCTGGCGGTCAACCCCTTGCACGTGCGCCACAGCCATTACGGCACCGTCGACGCCCTGGCGGTTCTTTTGACGTTTTGGACAATGGCGCGCTTGGCGGCTTTCGCGATGGACCGCTCGCGCCCCGGGGCATTCCAGGCGGGGGCTCTGGTGGGGTTGGCGGCGGCGGTTAAATATTTTCCGGGGATTTTTATTCTCCCGTTGATCGGGATCCCCTTGGTGAAAAAAGACCGGGACGCCGCGGCCTTCGTGGGGTGGGGGCTCGCGGGGGCCGCCCTGGGGTTCGCCCTGGGGTCGCCCTCGACCTGGCTCGGGTTGCCGGATTTTATGGCCCGTTTCGGGCATTTGGCGCCGAAAATCGTCGGGACCCCGGGGCACGCGGTTCCCCTGGTTCCCACCCTGGCGGGGTTGTGGGCCAACGCGGGCCCCGCGGCGGTCGGGATGGCGGCGGTGGGATTCGCCGTTTTTTGGATATCGGGCGGCGAGCGGCGTTGGTTCGCGGGGCTGTGGGCGGGGCTCTTGGTGTTCCTGGGGTTTTGGTCCGTGCAGTCGGACCACTACGCTTTGCCGCTCTACCCGGGCCTGTTTTTGATGGCGGTGGACGGAGCCCGCTGGTTGTCCCGGGGAAGGAAAAAAATTTGTTGGGTGTTGTGGGGCGTTTTGCTCATCACGCCCCTGCCGCGGACCGCGCGGGTCCTCCGGGATCTGTCCGCGCCGGACACGCGCCTGCGCGCCGTGTCCTGGGCGCGGGCCAACCTGCCCGCGGGCGCGACCGTTCTTCGGTTTGCGCACACGCCCGAATTCGGACCCCGCGACCCCTATCGGGTGCGTGTGGATTTCACGAACGTTTTGTTGGAGGATGTCCTGGCCACCGGCGACATGTCACGACTCAAGGGATTTGATTACGTGATCCACAGTGAATACACCGATCAAGAAGGTCCCGCGGTGGATCGGTTGTCGCGCGCTTTTTCCTTGGTCCACCGCGAAGCCGGCCCCGCCCCCCGGTTCCCCCATCACCCGGTGGTCCGGGTTTACAGGACCCGCGTCCCATGAAACCCAAGATCGTGGTGGTTCTCCCCGCCTTCAACGCCGCGCGGACGGTCGAGCGCACGGTGCGCGACATCCCGCCGGGGTGTGCCGACGAGCTCCTCTTGGTGGACGACGCGTCCCGGGACGAGACCGTCGCCGTCGCCCAACGGTTGGGACTGACGGTGATCCGCCACAACGAGAACCGCGGCTACGGTGGCAACCAAAAAACCTGCTACCGGGAAGCGCTCGCCCGCGGGGCCGACATCGTTGTGATGCTTCACCCCGACTACCAATACGACGCGCGGTTGATCCCCTTTTTGACCGGGTTCATCGAGAAGGACGTCTGCGATGTGATGTTTGGATCCCGGGTCCGCACCCGCCGCGAGGCGCTGGCCGGCGGAATGCCGCTCTATAAATACATCTTCAACCGGTTGTTGACGGTGTTGGAAAACGTGGTGTTCGGGCAGAACCTGGGGGAAACCCACAGCGGCTTCCGCGCCTACTCCCGGCGGGTCCTCGAAGCGCTGCCCTGGGACCGGAACTCCGATGATTTCGTTTTCGACCAGCAGTTCATCGCCCAGGCCGTTCACTTCGGCTTCCGATTGGGGGACGTGCCGGTGCCGACCCGCTACGAGCGGACCTCTTCCTCGATCAATTTCCGTCGCAGCGCCGTCTACGGTTTGGAAACCCTGTGGACACTGGCGCGCTATCTTCTCCACCGTTGGAAAATATGGTCAAACCCGCTCTTCACACCCCGCTCCTCTTAAAAGTTTACGCGGCCGTGTTTGCCGTCATGGCCGGCACCTATTTCGTCCATTACCCCTGGCCGGGGTTCGTCGCGCGCCTGGGCGAAATGGCGCGCGCCGTGGGTTTGCTTTTGGCCGCGGCCGCGGTGGGTCGACAAATTCTTCGCGCCGCGCGGTTCCCCGCGGGGTCCGGCCCGGCGGAGGGGTTTGTCTGGGCCGTGGCGATGGGCCTGGTTCCCCTGCCTTTGCTCCTGCTGGGCGCCGGGGTGATGGGGTTTTATTCGCCGGAGGCCGTTCGGTTGATCGGGGTCCTGTGGGCCCTGGGTGGGGCCTTTCAATGGACCGGATTGGTCCGGGATTTTCGCCGGATGGAGACGCCGCGGGGCGGGGTCGGCCCTCTGGCTTGGTTTGTTTTGGGGTTGGGACTTTTGTGCGCCTGGGCCCCGCCCACGTATTACGATTCCCTGGTG of the Elusimicrobiota bacterium genome contains:
- a CDS encoding O-antigen ligase family protein, encoding MNWLVGIPFLLLAALFAAQGGKDARLLALAVAVSAGAVAFSLRVKPLEESARPLFLQSTVGFLVWQAVSMVFSPAPLAGWRALAGASLFVSSTALVGRHGRDQHREVWRLFVQGGTVLLALVWGAGGGLLLAGNPQYASFWAVVNLFLSLPVARESRTSRLQRGTGIAGAVASLFLLWSLPVRAGWVAAVAGALLWAGRRGGRRGVGGGLLLATLAIALAPARILKADDATAFKRLDIWRAAWRGIIQKPLAGWGPGQFESLYARHALPQESEPVRYDRTTAFAHNDGLQVLAETGCPGGVFVVLSLWGLWRAGRKGNRDGESAALAAGAVFSAFNFPLASPINAVLAGGTAGFLWPADTKEGARFPASAVRKAGAGLGIAATLWAGVNFVLAADSLRADRGAVVLGATDARWIDVQADRMDQLLHSGAAGAVDTVEANLRNLLRVAPHRADLWRSLGHLESDHRPQRAGPAEAAYGEALARKPHHAPWWLERAMIAIHRNDAPGAEESLHRALRAEPRYFNAALALGQWRRLKGDPAGAARWLAALRVRGANGPKDVRGASGYQRAVLSRDERGLARALALCYIDLGRFREALVELDKTEMDTPETWALRALALSRAGRPGDARAALRRGRSLAPEDPRWEILMKKIAEPNRP
- a CDS encoding glycosyltransferase, giving the protein MIHILLAAYNEAESLGDVIAGVARAFADGDWTAWVVDDGSTDGTPDVAQRHAGPFPVRLLRHGTNRGLGAALRTGFSTIGAVMGPRDVLVTLDADNTHPPAQIPALVAEVEAGRADIAIASRFRPSARVVGVPWHRRMLSRGAEAVFRLFVPVPGVRDYTCGFRAYGASCVRALPAEDLIREDGFAAQAEILIRLTRRGARATEIPLVLRYDRKKGDSKMRIVRTVARTLGVVARLRRL
- a CDS encoding flippase-like domain-containing protein, whose translation is MKQGARWALSAGLTLVGLVVAFHGVDWGVFSLSLRRTGALWGLALVPVVMGVEYRLRTARWSLLMGGARGYFPVVAAAFFLNTVLPFRAGEAARAYWSHRRSGRSLSGCVAGLVVDRLGDALALLGVFAVFLFHVGDRTPGSKIGALVFVLAIALAALGIGVRWPETVRKKLLPGGSPPLWVRIVEGVLAGVAPLRAGRIALGVGALSGMVWTLNVFLYWWVAGLFGIDLSLSQAGGVLAAIALGVALPSTPGFVGVYEAAGVLMLGSLGIEKERALAFVLALHGAQIIGAAVWGGPSLWLLGRGEGDASRAVSGIDKIQRPS
- a CDS encoding DUF2029 domain-containing protein, giving the protein MRRILTERRGIFGCAAAVLLAAGLRAVAFGWGLPLKYAHIDESVVSFYAMRIASGVFNPGFYDYPGLFLNLLAGFFRAGLALTGVSFADATLRYAAGDSAALTLTARGLSFLFALGTVALVFRMGRRWAGAVAGTLVATLLAVNPLHVRHSHYGTVDALAVLLTFWTMARLAAFAMDRSRPGAFQAGALVGLAAAVKYFPGIFILPLIGIPLVKKDRDAAAFVGWGLAGAALGFALGSPSTWLGLPDFMARFGHLAPKIVGTPGHAVPLVPTLAGLWANAGPAAVGMAAVGFAVFWISGGERRWFAGLWAGLLVFLGFWSVQSDHYALPLYPGLFLMAVDGARWLSRGRKKICWVLWGVLLITPLPRTARVLRDLSAPDTRLRAVSWARANLPAGATVLRFAHTPEFGPRDPYRVRVDFTNVLLEDVLATGDMSRLKGFDYVIHSEYTDQEGPAVDRLSRAFSLVHREAGPAPRFPHHPVVRVYRTRVP
- a CDS encoding glycosyltransferase family 2 protein, whose product is MKPKIVVVLPAFNAARTVERTVRDIPPGCADELLLVDDASRDETVAVAQRLGLTVIRHNENRGYGGNQKTCYREALARGADIVVMLHPDYQYDARLIPFLTGFIEKDVCDVMFGSRVRTRREALAGGMPLYKYIFNRLLTVLENVVFGQNLGETHSGFRAYSRRVLEALPWDRNSDDFVFDQQFIAQAVHFGFRLGDVPVPTRYERTSSSINFRRSAVYGLETLWTLARYLLHRWKIWSNPLFTPRSS